In Mycolicibacter virginiensis, the DNA window TATTCTGGTCAGCTGCAACGGTTCCCGGGCGCGTTCTCGCCGCTGGTCGCCAAGCTGGTGGCCGAGATCGGATTCGAGGGCGTCTACGTCTCCGGCGCGGCGCTCTCGGCCGATTTGGGGCTGCCGGACATCGGGCTGACCACGCTGACCGAGGTGACCGGGCGCGGCGCCCAGATCGCGGCCGCCACCGACCTACCGACCTTCATCGATGCCGACACCGGCTTCGGCGAGCCGATGAATGCCGCCCGCACCATCACGGTGCTCGAAGACGCCGGGCTGGCCGGGTGCCACCTCGAAGACCAGGTCAACCCCAAGCGGTGCGGCCACCTCGACGGCAAGGCCGTGGTGCCCGCAAGCGAGATGGTCAAACGGCTGCGGGCCGCGGTCACCGCGCGCCGGGACCCGAACTTCGTCATCTGTGCCCGCACCGATGCCGCCGGCATCGAAGGGCTTCCCGCCGCGATCGATCGCGCGAAGGCCTACGCAGACGCCGGAGCCGACCTGATCTTCACCGAAGCACTACAGGGGCCGGCTGACTTCGAAAAGTTCCGCGCCGCAGTCGATGTGCCGCTGCTGGCCAATATGACCGAGTTCGGCAAGTCGGAGCTGCTCACCGCCGCGCAACTGTCCGACCTCGGCTACAACGCAGTGATCTACCCGGTCACCACGCTGCGGCTGGCGATGTTCGCCGTCGAAGTAGGACTGCGCGAGATCGACGCGGCTGGAACGCAATCCGGGCTGCTGGACCAGATGCAGCACCGCAGTCGGCTCTACGAGCTGCTGCGCTACGCCGAGTACAACCAGTTCGACTCGGAGATCTTCAATTTCACGATTCAAGGAGGCAGACGGTGACCACCGCGGACATCCACAAGGGACTCGCCGGCGTCGTCGTCGACACCACCGCCATCTCCAAAGTGGTGCCGGAGACCAACTCGCTGACCTACCGCGGCTACCCGGTACAGGACCTGGCCGCCAACTGCAGCTTTGAGCAGGTCGCCTACCTGCTCTGGCACGGTGAGCTGCCGACCGACGCCGAACTGGCACTGTTCTGCCAGCGTGAGCGGGCGGCCCGGCGGGCGGACCGGTCGCTGCTGTCGCTGGTGGAAAAGCTCCCGGAGAACTGCCACCCGATGGACGTGGTGCGCACCGCGATCAGCTACCTGGGTGCCGAGGACGCGGAAGAGGACGACCCCTCCGAGTCCGCGAACTTCGCCAAGGCGCTGCGGATGTTCGCGGTGCTGCCGACGATCGTCGCCGCGGACATGCGCCGCCGGCGCGGCCTGGACCCGATCGCGCCGCACAGCCATCTCGGCTACTCGGAGAACTTCCTGCGGATGTGCTTCGGTGAGGTGCCCGAACCGGTGATCGTGCAGGCCTTCGAGCAGTCCATGATCCTCTACGCCGAGCACAGCTTCAACGCGTCCACCTTCGCCGCGCGGGTGGTCACCTCCACCCAGTCCGACATCTACAGTGCTGTCACCGCGGCCATCGGCGCGCTGAAGGGTTCGCTGCACGGCGGGGCCAACGAGGCGGTCATGCACGACATGATCGAGATCGGTGAACCGGAGAGGGCCGCAGAGTGGCTGCACGGCAAGCTGTCTCGCAAGGACAAGGTGATGGGCTTCGGTCACCGGGTGTACAAGCACGGGGACTCCCGGGTGCCGACCATGAAGGCGGCACTGGAGCAAGTCGCCGCCAAGCGTGACGGCCAGCGCTGGTTGGACATCTACCAGATCCTGGAGGCCGAGATGTTCGCCGCCACCGCGATCTTGCCCAACCTGGACTTCCCGACCGGGCCGGCCTACTACCTGATGGGCTTCGACATCCCGATGTTCACCCCGCTGTTCGTGATGAGCCGCATCACCGGATGGACCGCGCACATCATCGAGCAGACCGCGTCCAACGCGCTGATCCGCCCGCTGAGCGCCTATTCGGGAAGTCCGCAGCGCGTCGTCGGCGCGGTCTGAGGTTCGCCCCCGGGGGGCTACGATCCGGGAATGTCGCAACTGTTCCCCGATTACCGCCCGCTCTGGGAGACCGACCAGCACCGCGAACTGCGCAAGCACGCCGCGGAGTTCCTGCGCAAGGAAGCCACCCCGCATCAGGAGCGCTGGGTCGCCCAACACGGGGTGGACCGCGAATTCTGGAACAAGGCCGGTGACGCCGGGCTGCTGGGACTGGATCTGCCCGAGGAGTTCGGCGGAGCCGGCGGCGACTACGCCATGCACTCGGTGGTCCAGGAAGAACTGGTCTACGCCCACGACCAGTGCTTCGGCTTCTCAGTGCATTCACCGATCGTGGCGCACTACCTCTACGCCTACGGCAACGACGAGCAACGCAAACGCTGGCTGCCCAAGGTCATCAGCGGCGAGGCGGTGCTGGCGATCGCGATGACCGAGCCGGGCACCGGGTCGGATCTGCAGTCAGTGCGCACCACCGCGGTGCGCGACGGCGACCACTACGTCATCAACGGCTCGAAGACGTTCATCTCCAACGGGACCCACTGCGATCTGCTGGTGATCGTCGCCAAGACCGACCCGTCCCAGGGGGCGGCCGGGGTGTCGCTGATCGTCGCCGAGACCAACGGATTGGCCGGGTTCGAACGTGGCCGGGTGCTTCAGAAGATCGGCCAGCACGGCCAGGACACCCGGGAGCTGTTCTTCACCGACATGCGGGTGCCGGTCGCCAACCTGCTCGGGGAGAAGGAGGGCCTGGGCTTCTACCAGCTGATGGACCAGCTGGCCCGGGAGCGGCTGATCATCGGGACGCTGTGCGCGGCGCTGGCCGAGGCGGCCGTACTGGAGGCCATCCGCTACTCCAAGGAACGCGAGGCGTTCGGCCGACCCATCGGCAACTTTCAGCACACCAAATTCGTGCTGGCCGAATGCAAGACGGAGACGCTGGCGATCAAGACCCTGGTCGACTACGCGATCAGCCAGTACGTCGGCGGCAAGAACGACCCGATGACCGCGTCGATGGCCAAGCTGTTCGCCGCCGAGAAATCCGACCAGGTGGTCGACAAGTGTCTGCAGATCTTCGGCGGTTACGGCTACATGGCCGAGTACCCGATCGCCAACATGTACACCGGTTCGCGGGTGAACCGGATCTACGGCGGCACCAGTGAGATCATGAAGGAGATCATCAGCCGATCGCTGTGAGCTCCAGGTGCTCGAGGCGTCGCACCAGCAGGCTGTGCAGCCATCTGCCGGCCCCGGCGAGGCTGATATGCGAGGTGCGTGCCAGCAGTTCGCCGATCACGATCTTGGCCTCCAGCCGTGCCAGGGCGGCGCCGACGCAGAAGTGCGCGCCTTTTCCGAAGGCCAGGTGACTTTGCGGCGGGCGGTCTACGCGAAATTCGTTCGGCTCGGCGTAGCGCGACGGGTCCCGGTTGGCCGCGCCCCACAGCAACAGCAGGCGGGAACCGGCCGGCAGGTCCACCTCGCCGAGGCTGGTGTCGCGGCGGACGTGCCGGTAGTGACCGCGGAACGGTGACTCGCACCGCAACACCTCTTCGAGGAACGGGCCCAACAGCTCCGGTGACTCGCGAACCCGACGCTGAACCTCCGGGCGCGTCGCCAACGTCCACGCGGCCGACCCGATCAGCGATGCCGTCGATTCACCGCCGGCGCTGAACAAGGTGATCATCATGACCTGGGCGGTGAGGGTGTCGAGTGCCCCGGTGGCGCAGGCGGTGGCCAGATCGCCGAGCAGGTTGTCTTGCGGGTCCGCGGCCGCCCGTCCGAAGTGATCGGTGATGTAGCCCGCGAGCTCCATGACGGCGATACCCGCGCTGGCGAGTTGCTCGGCGTCGACCAGCCCCTCCACCACTTGGGTTCCGGCGTAGCCCCATGCCGCCAGCCGATCCACGTCCTCGTCGGGCACACCGATCAGCCGCGCCACGATCATCATCGGCAGCCGGTTGGCGACGGCGCTCATCCACTCGATGCGTCCATCGCGGACGCCGTCGTGCCATAGCTGGTCCATCGTCTCGGAGATGAACGGCTCCACGGCGCGAATCCGCTTGGCCGCCAGCTGTGGCACCAGCATCTTGCGGTGCGCGGCGTGCGCCGGGTCATCGGCGGTGGCCAGCACATGGGTGGGGTCGCCGAGTCCGGGCATCGGGAACGTGGCCACTGTGCCGTCGGGTTGATAGAGCATCGTCCCGGTCAGGTTTGAGGAGAAGTCCTCCGGCCGCCCGACGGCTGCGGTGACCGCATCCCATCCGCACACCGCATAGAACCCCGAGTCGCCGACCGGATGGACCGGCGCTTGCGCGAGCATCCGCCCATACAACGGGTACGGGTCTTGAATACACGCGTCGTCGAACAGGCGCAGGCCCATCTGATCTGTCTCTACTGACATGGCTCTAGGCTGCTCAGGGCGTGCTACCTGCGTCAATGCGCTGCGCGAAGTTGAAAGCCGCCGTTGGAGCCGACTGCCGGGGAACGTCTCAGAGCGCCCCGCGGACCTGCAGACACGGTGAGAATTCAGTCCGTTTTTGTCTCACGCTGAGATAAAGTTTGCAGGCGAAGGGAGCACGCGATGACCGGGCATGACTGGCTGGTGGGAGAGGACCGCCGTGCCGCCGGAGCCGAACGCATCTACGCCGCCGCGATGGATCTGGTGATTCGCGACGGGATCGATGCCCTCGACATCGACGTCTTGGCCGCCCGGGTGCATTGCTCGCGCGCCACCATCTATCGGCACGCCGGCGGCAAGGCCGAGATTCGCGATGCCGTCCTGGCCCGGGCGGCCGCACGCATTGTGGACACCGTGCGGCAGGCGGTCGCCGGGCGCAGCGGGGCCGATCGGGTGGTGGCCGCGATGGCGGCGGCACTGCAGCGGATCCGCTCGGACCCGCTAGTCCAACCGATGGTCGGCTCGGTGCGCGGCGCGCAGGAGATGACCCGACTGGCCGCATCGCCCATGGTCGCCGGTTTCGCCCGCGATCTCAGTGGTCTGAGCGAGGACGATCGACAGGCTGCGCAGTGGGTCGTGCGGGTGGTGCTGTCGCTGTTGTGTTGGCCCATCGAGGACGCCGCGGCCGAGCAGCAGATTCTGGAGCGCTTCGTGGCCCCGGCCTTCGACACGAAAAGTTGATCGAGACCCGAACTTCTAGAACGCGTTCTAATCTGACCGTCATGGGATTTCTCAAGCAGGACACCCCGCAGATCGACTTTGCGGAATGGAGCAAGGGCACCCGCGCCGAGAAGATCATGCCGATGGCACGGCACTGGGCCGAGGTGGGTTTCGGTACTCCGGTTCTGCTGCACCTGTTCTACGTCGTCAAGATCGCGGTCTACGTCCTGGCGGCCTGGTTGTTGGTGCTGACCACCACGGGAATCGATGGCTTCACCAATGTCGCGCACTGGTATGCCGAGCCCATCGTGTTCGAGAAGGTCGTGTTGTACACGATGTTATTCGAGGTCGTCGGCCTGGGCTGCGGCTTCGGACCGTTGAACAACCGGTTCTTCCCGCCGATGGGCTCGATCCTGTACTGGCTGCGACCCGGCACTATTCGGCTGCCACCGTGGCCGAACCGCATTCCATTGACGAAGGGTGATAGCCGAACGCCGTTCGATGCGCTGCTCTACGGCGCCCTACTGGTGCTGCTCGTCATCGCGATCTTTTCCGATGGAACCGGCCCGGTGCCCGCGCTGGGAACGACGGTAGGGGTGCTGCCGGCGTGGCAGATCTGGGCCGTGTTGATTGTGCTGGCGGTGCTGGGTCTGCGGGATAAGGTTGTGTTCTTGGCTGCCCGCGGCGAGGTGTACGCCTCGTTCACCGTCGCGTTCCTGTTCGCCGGCTATGGCGTCGATCTGATCCTGGGCGCCAAGCTCGTCTGTCTGGTCATTTGGTTGGGCGCGGCGACGTCCAAGCTCAACAAACACTTCCCGTTCGTCATCTCGACGATGATGAGCAACAACCCGCTGTTTCGACCGCGGTTCATCAAACGCAAGTTCTTCGAACACTTTCCGGACGATCTCCGTCCGGGTTGGCGCTCGCGCTGGCTCGCGCATTTCAGCACGGCCGTCGAGGGACTGGTCCCGCTGGTGTTGTTCTTCAGTCACGGCGGCTGGACCACGGCGATCGCCGCGTTCGTCATGCTGTGCTTCCACTTCGGCATTCTGTCCGCGATTCCGATGGGCGTGCCGCTGGAATGGAACGTCTTCATGATGTTCTCGGTGCTGGCGCTGTTCGTCGGCCATCCGGGTGTGGGGCTGACGGACATGACGACACCCCTGCCAATACTGCTGTTCGTCGTCGTCGCGGGAACTGTCGTGCTGGGGAATCTGTTCCCGCGCAAGGTGTCCTTCCTGCCCGGCATGCGCTACTACGCGGGCAACTGGGATACCACGCTGTGGTGTATCAAGCCGTCAGCCGACGCGAAGATAGCCGAGGGAATCGTGTCGATCGCCAGCATGCCCGCCGCCCAGTTGGAGAGGTTCTACGGCAGCAAGGAAGCAGCACAGATCCCGATGTACATGGGGTACGCCTTCCGCGCCTTCAACACCCACGGTCGCGCACTGTTTGCCTTGGCCCACCGCGCCATGGCCGATCAGAACGAAGACGACTATGTCCTCACCGACGGCGAGCGAATCTGCAGCACCGCTCTCGGATGGAATTTCGGTGATGGGCATTTCAGCAACGAGCAGCTGGTCGCCGCGCTCCAGAAGCGCTGCGGGTTCGAGCCCGGTGAGGTGCGCATCGTGATGCTGGACGCGCAGCCGATTCAGCGACAAACCCAGCAGTATCGGTTGGTCGACGCCGCCACCGGTGAGTTCGAACGTGGCCACGTGAAAGTGGCGGACATGGTGGTGCGTCAGCCCTGGCAGGACGACCTGCCGATCTACGTCGACGAGGACGAAAAGGTGTGACCCAGATAACTGGTACAACCAGTTGACCAGTGTGGCGGGGTGCCTGACCATGTAGACCATGGACCTGGCGCCCATCTCCCGCACCGCACTCTCCGACACGATCTTCGTGCGGCTCGTCGAAGAGATCCTGACCGGTCGTCTGCCCGCCGGCGAGCCGCTTCCGTCGGAACGTGAATTGGCGCTGACCCTGCAGGTCAACCGGCATGCCGTCCGCGAAGCGCTCAAGCGGTTGCAGCAGGCGGGGCTGGTCCGGATCAGCCACGGGGGAAAGACGCGGGTGCTGGACTGGCGGGAAAGTGCCGGCCTGGACGCGTTGACCGGATTGGCTGTCGCCGGGGCGATTCCGGCACGCCAGATCATCGGCGACGTGGCGGTGATGCGCCGCTCGATCGCCGCGGACGCCGCACGACTCTGCGCCCGGAACGCCTCGGAGGACCAGCGCGCCGCGATCATCGCGGCCGCCGCGGAATACCCGACCGCCGGGGATCTCACGGAGGTCAGCGACGCCGACCTGGCGTTCTGGATCGCCGTAATTGACGCCTCCGGCAATATCGCTTATCGGCTGGCGCTCAACACGCTGGTCGCCGCCTACGACGAGATCGGCCGCGACGCCATCTACGCGCTGGGGGCCGCCGAGTTCGCCGACCGCAGCGCGCACATCGACCTGGCCGCTGCGATCGCCGCCGCCGACGAGGACGCCGCGTACCGCCTCGCCGACGAGCTGCTGACCCGATTCGTCGCGGCCTGCCAGGCCGGCGCCGAGGGAGAGGAATAGCGGCATGTTCGACCTCATCGCGCACGCCATTCCGGTCTTCGTGCTCTGCCTACTGCTGGAAGCCGTGTCGTTCGCCGTGCGGCCCGACGACGACGAGCGCGGCTACGAACTACGCGATACCGGCACCAGCCTTTCGATGGGCATCGGCAACGTGATCATCAACATCGGCTGGAAGCTGGTGGTGCTGGCGATCTTCAGCGGGGTCTACCTGCTGGCCCCGGTTCACCTGCCGGCCAGCAATCCGCTGACCTGGATCGCGCTGTTCGTCGCCGACGACGTCGCCTACTACTGGTATCACCGCACCCACCACACCATCCGGGTGTTCTGGGCCAGCCATGTGGTGCACCACTCCAGCCAGCACTACAACCTGTCCACCGCACTGCGTCAGACCTGGACGCCGTTCACCGCGGTGCCGTTCTGGATCCTGTTGGCGTTCGCCGGATTCGCCCCGTGGATGATCCTGCTGCAACAGTCGGTCAGCCTGCTCTACCAGTTCTTCATCCACACCGAGCGGGTCGGCAAGCTCTGGCGGCCAATCGAATTCATCTTCAACACCCCGTCGCATCATCGCGTGCACCACGGGGCGAACGTCCAATACCTCGACAAGAATTACGGGGGAATCCTCATTGTCTGGGACCGGCTGTTCGGCACCTTCCAGCCTGAGGACGAGCGCGTCGTCTACGGCTTGACCAAGAACATCGACACGTTCAACCCGGTGCGGGTGGCCACCCACGAGTACGTCGCGATCTGGCGCGACATCCGCGCGGCCCGCAGTTGGCGTGCGGTGTGGGGCCACCTGTTTCGCGGCCCGGGCTGGCAGCCCTCGGGCTAGGGGCGGGGCTTGACCCACTCGTCGTAGAACGGCGGCATCGCCGACGCCCGGGAGGTGAACTGCGCGTCGCGTTTCTCCAGGAAGGCGCGCACGCCGTCGGCGCCGTCGCCGATGCTGGTGTAGAACATCGCCAGCGAGTCCACCCGGTGCGCCTCGACCGGGTCGGGCTGCGCGGAGTTGCGGTAGAGCATCTGCCGGATCAACGCGAACGAGACCGGCGAACGTCCCTTGGTCCAGGCGTCGGCCACCGCCCGCGCCTCGGCCAACAGAGTCTCCGGTTCGTGAATGGACTGGGCGATTCCGCAGGCGTGCGCGTGCTCGGCGTCGAGGATGTCAGCGCGGTAGAGCAGATCCAACGCCGTTGGCACGCCCACGATACGGGGCAGGAACCATGTCGAACACGCTTCCGGGGTGATGCCCAACTTCCCGAACACCAGACCGAAACGCGCCTTGGTCGAGAACAGCCGGGCGTCCATCGCCAGCATCATGGTGGCGCCGATCCCGACCGCGGCACCGTTGACCGCGGCGATCACCGGTTTGCGACAGCCATAGATCGCCAGCGTGACCCGCCCGCCGGTGTCGCGCACCCGGGCCAGCTCCGGATCGTCGAGGTCGGCCATCGCGGCCAGTGACGGCGACTTGGACTCGTCGAGCCCGAACACGTTGCCCGAGCTGGACAGGTCCATCCCCGCGCAGAACGCGCGTCCGGAGCCGGTGACGATCACCGCGCGGACGGCGTCGTCGTCGTTGACCTCGACGAAGGTGCGCTCCAGCTCCTCGGCCATTTCGACGGTGAACGCGTTGAGATTGTCCGGTCGGTCCAGGTACACGGTGAGAATGCCGTCTTCGACCTCGTGGCGCAGCGTGTTGAACTCCATCAACCGAGGCTAGTTGCACCGATCTGTTGACTCTGCCCCCGGGGGAGATTCGACACTGGAGCGCATGCCGACACTGTTGCCCATCGGGGACTTCTCCCGGATGACTTACCTGACCGTCAAGGCGTTGCGGCTCTACCACGAGCGCGGCCTGTTGGCTCCCGTGCAGGTCGACCCCTCATCGGGATACCGCTACTACAGCCCGGACCAGCTGCCGATCGCCCAAGTCATCCGCCGACTGCGCGATCTGGGCATGCCGCTCGACGAGCTGACCGAAGTGGTCCGCGCCGAGCAGGTCACCGACCGCAACCGGGCCATCGTGGCTCACCTGCAACGGCTCCAGGACCGACTGGCGCAAACGCAGGCCAGCGTGGAATCGCTGCGGGCGCTGCTGGAAGACGCCGGCGACACCTGTGACGTCACCTACCGGTCGGTGCCGGCGACGCTGGCGGCCGCGGTCGTCGACCAGGTCGCGATGGCAGACATCGACGACTGGTGGACGCAGGCGTTCACCGAGCTCGACGCCGCGGTGGCCGATGACGTTCCCGGGGTTCGCGGTGCGTTGTACTCGGCGGAGTTCTTCGAAGCCGGCAGGGGAGAGGTGATCGCGTTCCGGCCGGTGAGCACCGCCATGGCCCGGGGCAGGGTGCGAACGCTGGAGATTCCCGCGGCGGAACTGGCGGTCGCGGTGCACCGCGGGGCGTTCGGCGAGCTGGACCGCACCTACGCCGCGCTGGGCACCCATGTTGCCGAACGCGAACTGGGTGTCGACGGACCGATCCGCGAGCACTACCTGGTGTCCGGCTACGACACCGACGACGAAACAGCGCATCGCACCGAGGTGTGCTGGCCCATCTTTCGCACCAAATCCTGACCCACGACAAGGAGTTCACCCATGGAGATCACGCTGCACACTGTCACCTTCGACTGCGCCGACGCCGGCAAGCTGGCGCGGTTCTGGTCGCAGCTGCTGGCCCGACCGGTCGACGAGGGAGCCAGTGCCGAGATCGCCTCGATCGGCATCTCAGCGCAGACGCCGCCACGCCTGGCGTTCGTGCAGGTGCCAGAAGCCAAGCAGGTCAAGAACCGGGTGCACCTCGACCTCGTCGCGGCGGATCTGGCTGCCGCGGTCGAGCGGGCCCTGGAACTGGGCGCCGCCCGGTTGGCCGACCATGCCGAGGGCGGCTACCGGTGGACCACACTGGCCGACCCCGAGGGCAACGAGTTCGACCTCGTGACGGCCTGACATGTCTTTGCTGACAAACGCATTGGTCGCCACCGGAC includes these proteins:
- the prpB gene encoding methylisocitrate lyase, producing MSGLLGAAAAPSDKRAAFRSGLYSGQLQRFPGAFSPLVAKLVAEIGFEGVYVSGAALSADLGLPDIGLTTLTEVTGRGAQIAAATDLPTFIDADTGFGEPMNAARTITVLEDAGLAGCHLEDQVNPKRCGHLDGKAVVPASEMVKRLRAAVTARRDPNFVICARTDAAGIEGLPAAIDRAKAYADAGADLIFTEALQGPADFEKFRAAVDVPLLANMTEFGKSELLTAAQLSDLGYNAVIYPVTTLRLAMFAVEVGLREIDAAGTQSGLLDQMQHRSRLYELLRYAEYNQFDSEIFNFTIQGGRR
- a CDS encoding bifunctional 2-methylcitrate synthase/citrate synthase, with the protein product MTTADIHKGLAGVVVDTTAISKVVPETNSLTYRGYPVQDLAANCSFEQVAYLLWHGELPTDAELALFCQRERAARRADRSLLSLVEKLPENCHPMDVVRTAISYLGAEDAEEDDPSESANFAKALRMFAVLPTIVAADMRRRRGLDPIAPHSHLGYSENFLRMCFGEVPEPVIVQAFEQSMILYAEHSFNASTFAARVVTSTQSDIYSAVTAAIGALKGSLHGGANEAVMHDMIEIGEPERAAEWLHGKLSRKDKVMGFGHRVYKHGDSRVPTMKAALEQVAAKRDGQRWLDIYQILEAEMFAATAILPNLDFPTGPAYYLMGFDIPMFTPLFVMSRITGWTAHIIEQTASNALIRPLSAYSGSPQRVVGAV
- a CDS encoding acyl-CoA dehydrogenase family protein — its product is MSQLFPDYRPLWETDQHRELRKHAAEFLRKEATPHQERWVAQHGVDREFWNKAGDAGLLGLDLPEEFGGAGGDYAMHSVVQEELVYAHDQCFGFSVHSPIVAHYLYAYGNDEQRKRWLPKVISGEAVLAIAMTEPGTGSDLQSVRTTAVRDGDHYVINGSKTFISNGTHCDLLVIVAKTDPSQGAAGVSLIVAETNGLAGFERGRVLQKIGQHGQDTRELFFTDMRVPVANLLGEKEGLGFYQLMDQLARERLIIGTLCAALAEAAVLEAIRYSKEREAFGRPIGNFQHTKFVLAECKTETLAIKTLVDYAISQYVGGKNDPMTASMAKLFAAEKSDQVVDKCLQIFGGYGYMAEYPIANMYTGSRVNRIYGGTSEIMKEIISRSL
- a CDS encoding cytochrome P450, yielding MSVETDQMGLRLFDDACIQDPYPLYGRMLAQAPVHPVGDSGFYAVCGWDAVTAAVGRPEDFSSNLTGTMLYQPDGTVATFPMPGLGDPTHVLATADDPAHAAHRKMLVPQLAAKRIRAVEPFISETMDQLWHDGVRDGRIEWMSAVANRLPMMIVARLIGVPDEDVDRLAAWGYAGTQVVEGLVDAEQLASAGIAVMELAGYITDHFGRAAADPQDNLLGDLATACATGALDTLTAQVMMITLFSAGGESTASLIGSAAWTLATRPEVQRRVRESPELLGPFLEEVLRCESPFRGHYRHVRRDTSLGEVDLPAGSRLLLLWGAANRDPSRYAEPNEFRVDRPPQSHLAFGKGAHFCVGAALARLEAKIVIGELLARTSHISLAGAGRWLHSLLVRRLEHLELTAIG
- a CDS encoding TetR/AcrR family transcriptional regulator: MTGHDWLVGEDRRAAGAERIYAAAMDLVIRDGIDALDIDVLAARVHCSRATIYRHAGGKAEIRDAVLARAAARIVDTVRQAVAGRSGADRVVAAMAAALQRIRSDPLVQPMVGSVRGAQEMTRLAASPMVAGFARDLSGLSEDDRQAAQWVVRVVLSLLCWPIEDAAAEQQILERFVAPAFDTKS
- a CDS encoding DUF3556 domain-containing protein translates to MGFLKQDTPQIDFAEWSKGTRAEKIMPMARHWAEVGFGTPVLLHLFYVVKIAVYVLAAWLLVLTTTGIDGFTNVAHWYAEPIVFEKVVLYTMLFEVVGLGCGFGPLNNRFFPPMGSILYWLRPGTIRLPPWPNRIPLTKGDSRTPFDALLYGALLVLLVIAIFSDGTGPVPALGTTVGVLPAWQIWAVLIVLAVLGLRDKVVFLAARGEVYASFTVAFLFAGYGVDLILGAKLVCLVIWLGAATSKLNKHFPFVISTMMSNNPLFRPRFIKRKFFEHFPDDLRPGWRSRWLAHFSTAVEGLVPLVLFFSHGGWTTAIAAFVMLCFHFGILSAIPMGVPLEWNVFMMFSVLALFVGHPGVGLTDMTTPLPILLFVVVAGTVVLGNLFPRKVSFLPGMRYYAGNWDTTLWCIKPSADAKIAEGIVSIASMPAAQLERFYGSKEAAQIPMYMGYAFRAFNTHGRALFALAHRAMADQNEDDYVLTDGERICSTALGWNFGDGHFSNEQLVAALQKRCGFEPGEVRIVMLDAQPIQRQTQQYRLVDAATGEFERGHVKVADMVVRQPWQDDLPIYVDEDEKV
- a CDS encoding FadR/GntR family transcriptional regulator codes for the protein MDLAPISRTALSDTIFVRLVEEILTGRLPAGEPLPSERELALTLQVNRHAVREALKRLQQAGLVRISHGGKTRVLDWRESAGLDALTGLAVAGAIPARQIIGDVAVMRRSIAADAARLCARNASEDQRAAIIAAAAEYPTAGDLTEVSDADLAFWIAVIDASGNIAYRLALNTLVAAYDEIGRDAIYALGAAEFADRSAHIDLAAAIAAADEDAAYRLADELLTRFVAACQAGAEGEE
- a CDS encoding sterol desaturase family protein, yielding MFDLIAHAIPVFVLCLLLEAVSFAVRPDDDERGYELRDTGTSLSMGIGNVIINIGWKLVVLAIFSGVYLLAPVHLPASNPLTWIALFVADDVAYYWYHRTHHTIRVFWASHVVHHSSQHYNLSTALRQTWTPFTAVPFWILLAFAGFAPWMILLQQSVSLLYQFFIHTERVGKLWRPIEFIFNTPSHHRVHHGANVQYLDKNYGGILIVWDRLFGTFQPEDERVVYGLTKNIDTFNPVRVATHEYVAIWRDIRAARSWRAVWGHLFRGPGWQPSG
- a CDS encoding crotonase/enoyl-CoA hydratase family protein, which gives rise to MEFNTLRHEVEDGILTVYLDRPDNLNAFTVEMAEELERTFVEVNDDDAVRAVIVTGSGRAFCAGMDLSSSGNVFGLDESKSPSLAAMADLDDPELARVRDTGGRVTLAIYGCRKPVIAAVNGAAVGIGATMMLAMDARLFSTKARFGLVFGKLGITPEACSTWFLPRIVGVPTALDLLYRADILDAEHAHACGIAQSIHEPETLLAEARAVADAWTKGRSPVSFALIRQMLYRNSAQPDPVEAHRVDSLAMFYTSIGDGADGVRAFLEKRDAQFTSRASAMPPFYDEWVKPRP
- a CDS encoding MerR family transcriptional regulator, yielding MPTLLPIGDFSRMTYLTVKALRLYHERGLLAPVQVDPSSGYRYYSPDQLPIAQVIRRLRDLGMPLDELTEVVRAEQVTDRNRAIVAHLQRLQDRLAQTQASVESLRALLEDAGDTCDVTYRSVPATLAAAVVDQVAMADIDDWWTQAFTELDAAVADDVPGVRGALYSAEFFEAGRGEVIAFRPVSTAMARGRVRTLEIPAAELAVAVHRGAFGELDRTYAALGTHVAERELGVDGPIREHYLVSGYDTDDETAHRTEVCWPIFRTKS
- a CDS encoding VOC family protein, coding for MEITLHTVTFDCADAGKLARFWSQLLARPVDEGASAEIASIGISAQTPPRLAFVQVPEAKQVKNRVHLDLVAADLAAAVERALELGAARLADHAEGGYRWTTLADPEGNEFDLVTA